The following are encoded together in the Iodobacter fluviatilis genome:
- a CDS encoding carbohydrate kinase family protein, with product MNQPSIRPLPRFIAAGEALTDMIKTEGNHWQSKVGGSTWNVSRVLASLGVASAFAGAISKDCFGQDLYQASSQAGLDVRFLQQLDKSPLLAIVPASHPPQYFFIGEDSADLYFAPEALPVGWQSAVSWVHFGGISLARQPLGKRLLALAMELKQLGVKISYDPNFRILMDQEYDATFKAMSQLADVIKVSDEDLAGLFRSADIDQALKTLISWNPQASILYTRGAGGASLITPNTIVISAAIEINVADTVGAGDASIGGLIYSMMTWPGREAGEHLRFAIASGAAACMQHGASPPNLESIQALYLA from the coding sequence ATGAATCAGCCTAGCATTCGTCCTCTGCCCCGCTTTATTGCTGCTGGGGAAGCCCTCACCGATATGATTAAAACCGAAGGCAACCATTGGCAAAGTAAAGTGGGCGGCTCTACTTGGAATGTCAGCCGCGTGCTCGCTAGCTTAGGCGTAGCAAGTGCTTTTGCTGGGGCAATCAGTAAGGATTGTTTTGGCCAAGATTTATACCAAGCATCGAGCCAAGCGGGTTTAGATGTGCGCTTTTTACAGCAGCTAGATAAGTCACCCTTGCTGGCGATTGTGCCAGCTAGCCATCCACCGCAATATTTCTTTATTGGTGAAGACTCAGCAGATTTGTATTTTGCCCCAGAAGCCCTCCCTGTCGGCTGGCAAAGCGCAGTCAGCTGGGTGCACTTCGGTGGCATCAGCTTAGCGCGCCAGCCCTTAGGCAAACGCTTACTCGCCCTAGCGATGGAACTTAAGCAGCTCGGAGTTAAAATCAGCTACGACCCCAACTTTAGAATTTTGATGGATCAAGAGTACGACGCAACATTCAAAGCCATGAGCCAGCTAGCCGATGTGATCAAGGTATCTGATGAAGACTTGGCAGGCTTATTTCGCAGCGCAGACATCGATCAAGCATTAAAAACGCTCATCAGTTGGAACCCTCAGGCCAGTATTCTCTATACCCGTGGCGCAGGCGGCGCATCTTTAATCACACCCAACACCATCGTAATCAGCGCAGCAATTGAGATAAATGTAGCCGATACGGTAGGGGCTGGGGACGCCTCAATCGGCGGACTAATTTATAGCATGATGACTTGGCCAGGGCGCGAAGCGGGCGAACATTTACGCTTTGCTATCGCCAGCGGCGCAGCGGCCTGCATGCAACACGGCGCAAGCCCGCCCAATTTAGAAAGCATTCAAGCGCTGTATTTGGCTTAG
- a CDS encoding ROK family transcriptional regulator → MSLSPDNSSTAASKLKPRGSSQGGMRQYNERVVLQAIRLNGQISGAEIARLTHLTAQAISLITKRLLDDELLIKKTPQRGKVGQPSVPLVLNPDGAFAIGVKVGRRSLDILLVDFSGAVRERWNLSYDFADPNQILGHISQCLAKIKHKLSPKLWERVQGIGIAAPLHMGGWQQLLGLDADVVARWERFQLKEEIATLTGLPVQTLKDTTAACVAELVAGRGRDMRNFVYVFVDTFIGGGLVLDSHLHLGKHGNAGALGSLPLGLNGGGKHSPQLLNVASLFKLESRFITAGLDGRATSDERAASPEYWPHTQAWIAETAPPIAFAMLNSTCLLDLEGVILDGCFCSAVKEALIVAVEAAMQDFNWEGIVAPQVFAGTIGSDARALGGALLPLYANFAPDRDLFLKLDDAL, encoded by the coding sequence GTGAGCCTCTCGCCGGATAACAGCAGCACCGCTGCGAGCAAGCTCAAGCCCAGAGGCTCTTCACAAGGGGGAATGCGTCAGTATAACGAGCGCGTTGTGCTGCAAGCCATTCGCCTTAATGGCCAGATCTCTGGAGCAGAAATCGCTAGATTAACCCACTTAACGGCGCAAGCTATTTCACTGATCACCAAGCGTTTGCTCGATGACGAGCTGCTCATCAAAAAAACCCCGCAGCGCGGCAAGGTAGGCCAGCCCTCGGTTCCTCTTGTGCTCAACCCCGATGGGGCGTTTGCAATTGGGGTAAAAGTGGGGCGACGCAGCTTAGATATTTTGCTGGTAGATTTTAGCGGCGCGGTGCGCGAACGCTGGAATTTAAGCTATGACTTTGCCGATCCAAATCAGATTTTGGGGCATATCAGCCAGTGCCTAGCCAAAATCAAACACAAGCTCAGCCCCAAACTATGGGAGCGCGTACAAGGCATCGGCATTGCTGCACCACTACATATGGGTGGCTGGCAACAGCTACTCGGCCTTGATGCCGATGTGGTAGCACGCTGGGAGCGCTTTCAACTTAAAGAAGAAATTGCCACGCTAACGGGCTTGCCGGTGCAAACGCTAAAGGACACCACCGCCGCCTGCGTGGCCGAATTAGTAGCAGGGCGCGGGCGTGATATGCGTAACTTTGTTTACGTATTTGTAGATACCTTTATTGGCGGCGGCTTAGTGCTTGATAGCCACTTACATTTGGGCAAGCATGGTAATGCAGGGGCCTTAGGTTCTTTGCCGCTGGGGCTAAACGGCGGCGGCAAACACAGCCCGCAGCTATTAAATGTGGCATCGTTATTTAAACTAGAAAGCCGGTTTATTACCGCAGGCTTAGATGGCCGCGCCACCAGCGATGAGCGTGCTGCTAGCCCAGAATACTGGCCCCACACCCAAGCATGGATTGCAGAAACAGCCCCTCCTATCGCCTTTGCCATGCTCAATAGCACTTGCCTACTCGATTTAGAAGGCGTGATTTTAGATGGCTGCTTTTGCAGCGCCGTAAAAGAAGCGCTGATTGTGGCTGTAGAAGCCGCCATGCAAGATTTCAACTGGGAAGGCATTGTTGCACCGCAGGTATTCGCTGGCACTATAGGTTCGGATGCCAGAGCGCTAGGCGGCGCGCTGCTGCCGCTCTACGCCAACTTTGCCCCTGATCGAGATCTGTTTTTAAAACTAGACGACGCCCTGTAA
- a CDS encoding RbsD/FucU family protein: MLKGIDPLLTPELLKVLAEMGHGDEIVIADANFTAASLAVGKPLIYLSGEGVARVITAIISLLPLDQDVSQPIAYMQVSHQTTGWCSALQKQIIRELNDAGHALAGQYEALERFAFYERVKQAYAIVLTGELQPYGNFILKKGVICEPLAG, from the coding sequence ATGCTAAAAGGAATAGATCCGCTCCTCACGCCTGAATTACTTAAGGTATTAGCCGAAATGGGGCATGGCGATGAGATTGTGATCGCCGATGCAAACTTTACCGCCGCCTCACTGGCCGTAGGCAAGCCATTGATTTATCTTTCTGGCGAGGGGGTTGCCCGTGTAATAACAGCGATTATCAGCCTACTGCCCCTAGATCAAGACGTAAGCCAACCCATTGCCTATATGCAAGTTAGCCACCAAACCACAGGCTGGTGCAGCGCATTACAAAAACAAATCATCCGCGAGCTAAACGATGCAGGCCATGCCTTAGCAGGGCAATACGAGGCATTAGAGCGATTTGCTTTCTATGAGCGAGTCAAGCAAGCTTATGCCATTGTTTTAACCGGTGAATTACAGCCTTACGGCAATTTCATCTTAAAAAAAGGAGTGATTTGTGAGCCTCTCGCCGGATAA
- a CDS encoding ATP-binding cassette domain-containing protein gives MSPHPEHNALPLVIQAKGLVKRYGQVTALDGADFELRAGEILAVIGDNGAGKSSLIKALSGAITPDSGDIFLDGQSVCFKSPIEARRAGIETVYQDLAVAPAMTIAENLFMGREIRRTGLLGSLGFLDKKRMLNDSIAYMQELKIGIRSMTQAVETLSGGQRQGVAVARAAAFARHVVIMDEPTAALGVKEGNMVLELIRNVRDRGLPVVLISHNMPHVFEIADRIHVARLGRRAAVLNPKAITMSDAVAVMTGAMKPEDIPAEWLAH, from the coding sequence ATGAGCCCGCATCCAGAACACAATGCCCTGCCTTTGGTGATTCAAGCCAAAGGCTTAGTGAAACGCTACGGCCAAGTTACCGCCTTAGATGGCGCTGATTTCGAACTACGCGCAGGGGAAATTCTTGCGGTTATTGGGGATAATGGTGCGGGCAAATCCTCCCTGATTAAGGCTTTATCAGGCGCGATTACGCCCGATAGTGGTGATATTTTTTTGGATGGGCAAAGTGTTTGCTTTAAAAGCCCAATCGAAGCCCGCCGTGCAGGCATCGAAACCGTTTACCAAGACCTAGCCGTTGCCCCCGCCATGACTATTGCAGAAAACTTATTTATGGGCAGAGAAATCCGCCGTACTGGCTTATTGGGCAGCCTGGGGTTTTTAGATAAAAAGCGCATGTTAAATGACAGCATCGCCTATATGCAGGAGCTAAAAATCGGTATCCGCTCTATGACTCAAGCGGTAGAGACGCTATCAGGCGGCCAGCGTCAAGGGGTGGCTGTGGCACGCGCGGCCGCCTTTGCCCGCCACGTGGTCATCATGGATGAGCCCACCGCAGCACTGGGGGTAAAAGAAGGCAATATGGTACTAGAACTAATCCGCAATGTGCGCGACCGAGGCTTACCCGTGGTGCTAATCAGCCACAATATGCCACATGTGTTTGAAATAGCCGATCGCATCCACGTTGCCCGCTTAGGGCGCAGAGCTGCCGTACTCAACCCTAAGGCCATCACCATGAGTGATGCCGTAGCGGTAATGACTGGTGCCATGAAGCCAGAAGATATTCCCGCTGAATGGTTGGCCCACTAG
- a CDS encoding ABC transporter permease — MPSWKEHIPSIGTLGPFLALLIACTFFSFQSEQFFTGANFSLILQQIMVVGLIAIGQTLIILTAGIDLSCGMVMALGGVVMTKVAHDFGLHPSLAIGLGLTVTAGFGLLNGLLVTRIKLPPFIVTLGTMNIAFAITQLYSGSQTITDLPASMTFLGNTFNLGQTQVAYGTVLMLVCYALSWIWLRETAAGRHIYAVGNNPEATRLTGIPTHRVILMVYVLAGLCYGVASLLSVARTGVGDPNAGQTENLDAITAVVLGGTSLFGGRGVVLGSLIGAMIVGVFRNGLTLMGVSSVYQILITGILVILAVATDQLSRKGGR; from the coding sequence ATGCCGAGTTGGAAAGAACACATCCCTTCAATCGGCACCTTAGGGCCATTTTTGGCACTTTTAATCGCCTGCACATTTTTCTCTTTCCAAAGCGAGCAGTTTTTTACGGGGGCGAATTTTTCGCTGATACTGCAGCAGATTATGGTGGTTGGGTTAATTGCAATCGGCCAGACCTTAATTATTCTTACCGCTGGGATCGATCTATCCTGCGGCATGGTAATGGCGCTTGGTGGCGTGGTCATGACCAAAGTAGCGCATGATTTTGGCCTGCACCCAAGCTTAGCCATCGGACTGGGTTTGACGGTTACCGCTGGCTTTGGCCTGCTTAATGGCTTACTGGTTACTCGGATTAAGCTGCCACCGTTTATTGTGACCTTAGGCACGATGAATATTGCGTTTGCAATTACCCAGCTCTATTCAGGATCGCAAACCATTACCGATCTCCCCGCCAGCATGACTTTTTTAGGTAACACTTTTAATCTGGGCCAAACCCAAGTGGCCTATGGCACGGTACTGATGCTGGTTTGCTATGCACTAAGCTGGATCTGGCTGCGAGAAACTGCGGCAGGCCGGCATATTTACGCCGTTGGCAATAATCCAGAAGCTACCCGCCTAACCGGCATCCCCACTCATAGAGTGATTTTAATGGTGTATGTGCTGGCGGGGCTTTGCTACGGCGTGGCATCGCTTTTATCTGTGGCGCGTACTGGTGTGGGCGACCCCAATGCGGGGCAGACTGAAAACCTAGATGCAATTACCGCCGTGGTACTGGGTGGTACCAGCTTATTTGGTGGCCGTGGCGTGGTACTTGGCTCCTTAATTGGCGCAATGATTGTGGGTGTGTTTCGTAATGGCCTTACCTTGATGGGGGTTTCATCGGTTTATCAAATTCTCATTACCGGCATTTTGGTGATTCTTGCCGTTGCTACCGATCAACTCTCCAGAAAAGGTGGCCGCTAA
- a CDS encoding sugar ABC transporter substrate-binding protein → MLQTRISIALASLTLALPVFANEPVIGLVTKTETNPFFVKMKEGAVAEAKAKGAKLLSAAGKADGDNAGQVTAIENMIAAGAKTILIAPNDSKAIVPTIKKARQKGILIIALDSPTDPTDATDALFATDNFKAGVLIGEYAKATFAGKPAKIATLDLFPGHPVGAQRHNGFLQGFGLQSFDAKNNELAKPSNVVCMADSFGDQAKGQTAMENCLQKNPDINLVYTINEPAAAGAFNALKKAGKEKNVLIVSVDGGCQGIKDLKNGKIAATSQQYPLKMAAMGVAAGIEYAKTGKKPAGYTDTGVMLIAAKPVAGIESKDSKTGMDLCWGNK, encoded by the coding sequence ATGTTGCAGACCCGTATCTCGATAGCCCTTGCCTCACTGACTTTGGCCCTACCCGTGTTTGCTAACGAACCTGTGATTGGCTTGGTCACCAAAACTGAAACCAATCCATTTTTTGTCAAAATGAAAGAGGGCGCGGTTGCCGAAGCTAAAGCCAAAGGTGCAAAACTACTTTCGGCTGCTGGTAAAGCCGATGGCGATAACGCAGGCCAAGTTACTGCCATTGAGAACATGATTGCGGCAGGGGCAAAAACGATTCTGATTGCTCCAAATGACTCCAAAGCCATTGTGCCCACCATTAAAAAAGCCCGACAAAAAGGTATTTTAATTATCGCCTTAGATAGCCCAACAGACCCCACCGATGCAACGGATGCCCTATTTGCCACTGATAACTTTAAAGCGGGTGTTTTGATCGGCGAATACGCCAAAGCCACTTTTGCAGGCAAGCCAGCCAAAATTGCCACCTTAGATCTCTTTCCTGGCCACCCCGTAGGTGCGCAGCGCCACAATGGTTTTTTGCAGGGTTTTGGCCTGCAATCTTTTGATGCAAAAAACAATGAATTAGCCAAACCAAGCAATGTGGTCTGTATGGCAGATAGCTTTGGCGATCAAGCCAAGGGCCAAACGGCTATGGAAAACTGCCTGCAAAAAAATCCTGATATCAATTTGGTTTACACCATCAACGAGCCAGCAGCAGCGGGCGCATTTAATGCGCTCAAAAAAGCCGGTAAAGAAAAAAACGTACTGATTGTTTCCGTAGATGGCGGATGCCAAGGGATTAAAGATTTAAAGAATGGAAAAATCGCCGCCACCTCGCAGCAATACCCATTAAAAATGGCCGCAATGGGTGTAGCAGCGGGCATTGAATACGCCAAGACCGGTAAAAAACCTGCTGGCTACACCGATACCGGCGTGATGCTGATTGCGGCCAAGCCTGTGGCTGGCATTGAAAGCAAAGATAGTAAAACCGGCATGGACCTGTGCTGGGGCAATAAATAA
- the xth gene encoding exodeoxyribonuclease III: protein MKIVTWNVNSLKVRLPQVLEWLADNPDVTALCLQETKMEDVVFPKADIEAAGFHVVFAGQKTYNGVAIIARAALSDVVINIPGFIDHQVRLIAATMQGVRLVCAYIPNGQALDSEKYPYKLSWLAALTAFLKKEMVVYSKLALLGDYNIAPHDMDVHDPKKWEGQVLVSGPERAAFQALLDLGLTDSYRLFDQPEKTFSWWDYRGFGFRKNAGMRIDHILLTKELVPLCSACVIDKEPRRNERPSDHTPVIASLLI, encoded by the coding sequence ATAAAAATTGTGACATGGAATGTGAATAGTCTGAAAGTGCGTTTGCCCCAAGTATTGGAGTGGTTGGCGGATAATCCAGATGTTACAGCGCTTTGTTTGCAAGAAACTAAAATGGAAGACGTAGTGTTTCCGAAGGCGGACATTGAAGCCGCAGGGTTTCATGTGGTGTTTGCAGGGCAAAAAACTTATAACGGCGTAGCCATTATTGCGCGTGCAGCCTTAAGTGATGTGGTGATTAATATCCCTGGTTTTATTGATCATCAGGTGAGATTAATTGCAGCCACGATGCAGGGTGTGCGCTTGGTTTGTGCTTATATTCCAAATGGGCAAGCCTTAGATTCAGAAAAATATCCATATAAATTATCTTGGCTGGCGGCTTTAACTGCTTTTTTAAAAAAAGAAATGGTGGTGTATTCTAAATTGGCACTGCTGGGCGATTACAATATCGCGCCACATGATATGGATGTGCATGATCCTAAAAAATGGGAAGGGCAGGTATTGGTTTCAGGGCCGGAGCGTGCGGCATTTCAGGCTTTATTAGATTTAGGATTAACCGATTCTTATCGCCTATTTGATCAACCAGAAAAAACATTTTCTTGGTGGGATTATCGTGGTTTTGGTTTTAGGAAAAACGCCGGTATGCGTATTGATCATATTTTATTAACTAAAGAATTAGTCCCTTTATGCAGCGCATGTGTGATTGATAAAGAGCCAAGAAGAAATGAACGCCCATCAGATCATACGCCAGTGATTGCTAGTTTGTTGATTTAA
- a CDS encoding Crp/Fnr family transcriptional regulator produces MDKAKLLSGSSLFCDLSNAELAELANQTEWRSLRAKQLVVVQGSLGDEMYAILHGRLKVVRSSTEGKEATICILEAGEMFGEIAMLDGGARTASVETIEACELLVLRRENVMQYLDRHPKVMRQMLAALCLRLRYVDDSLQDTLFLNLPQRLGKMLRQLANQHGIKDADGVTIDLKLTQQELANMVGASRESVNKQLSVWGSAAG; encoded by the coding sequence ATGGATAAAGCTAAATTATTATCAGGCAGTAGCCTGTTTTGTGATTTAAGTAATGCGGAATTAGCGGAACTTGCTAACCAAACTGAATGGCGAAGCTTGCGGGCAAAGCAATTGGTTGTGGTTCAGGGTTCTTTGGGCGATGAAATGTACGCCATTTTGCATGGCCGTTTAAAAGTAGTGAGAAGTAGCACTGAAGGAAAAGAAGCTACAATTTGCATCTTGGAAGCAGGGGAGATGTTTGGCGAGATTGCGATGCTAGATGGGGGGGCTCGTACTGCCAGCGTTGAAACGATAGAAGCTTGTGAGCTGCTAGTTTTACGGCGAGAAAACGTGATGCAGTATTTAGACCGCCACCCCAAGGTGATGCGGCAAATGTTGGCAGCTTTATGTCTACGTTTACGCTATGTCGATGATTCATTACAAGACACGTTGTTTTTAAATTTGCCACAGCGCCTAGGAAAAATGCTCAGACAACTCGCTAACCAGCATGGAATTAAAGATGCGGATGGCGTCACTATTGATTTAAAACTCACTCAACAAGAGTTAGCCAATATGGTGGGTGCTAGCCGTGAAAGCGTGAATAAACAGCTTAGCGTTTGGGGGAGCGCGGCTGGGTAA
- a CDS encoding lytic transglycosylase domain-containing protein, giving the protein MFKHYFLLISLVCCGLAHAGAQKEEQLSSAVQTSMQRSINDGQSARLVFANPNDGEAWLAAMSARLAKRIPDEFIRRTLLTAIHYEASRAGLDPQLVLGLIHVESGFNRYAFSVVGARGLMQVMPFWQRSIGSSEHNLFDMNTNLRYGCTILRHYLNIENGDYFRALGRYNGSLGRAEYPNLVYGAWKNYYAYGGESTKLAEK; this is encoded by the coding sequence ATGTTTAAGCATTACTTTCTATTAATTAGCTTGGTTTGTTGTGGTCTAGCCCATGCGGGCGCCCAAAAAGAAGAACAGCTTTCTTCTGCAGTGCAAACCTCGATGCAAAGATCAATCAATGATGGGCAGTCGGCCAGATTGGTTTTTGCCAATCCAAATGATGGTGAAGCTTGGCTTGCGGCAATGTCGGCCCGTTTAGCTAAACGCATCCCCGATGAGTTTATCCGCCGTACCCTTCTTACGGCCATTCATTACGAAGCCAGCCGTGCAGGATTAGATCCACAATTAGTTTTGGGCCTAATACATGTAGAAAGCGGATTTAATCGCTATGCTTTTTCTGTAGTTGGCGCACGAGGGCTGATGCAAGTGATGCCCTTTTGGCAAAGATCAATTGGAAGCAGCGAGCACAACTTATTCGATATGAATACCAATTTGCGCTATGGCTGTACTATTTTACGCCACTATTTAAATATAGAAAACGGTGATTACTTTAGGGCACTCGGCCGTTACAACGGCAGCTTAGGCCGCGCCGAATACCCTAATCTTGTATATGGCGCATGGAAAAATTATTACGCTTATGGGGGTGAAAGTACCAAGCTGGCAGAAAAATAA
- a CDS encoding DUF2322 family protein, which translates to MLFNDVLASLPTIDHLSALELLDGEQIVARIENKPGQAGSMRVYHALYQEFGAINTVAAAKGVRLYAEYSADAIAFPNKHPNIDRLLTLATAGQPFAVRLIAAG; encoded by the coding sequence ATGCTTTTTAACGATGTATTAGCCAGCCTACCCACGATTGATCATTTATCCGCGCTAGAGCTACTTGATGGCGAGCAAATTGTCGCTCGGATTGAAAACAAACCAGGCCAAGCTGGCAGCATGCGGGTTTATCACGCCTTGTACCAAGAGTTTGGTGCCATCAATACCGTGGCAGCAGCCAAGGGCGTACGGCTCTATGCAGAGTACAGCGCTGATGCAATTGCGTTTCCAAATAAGCATCCAAATATTGATCGCCTCCTCACTTTAGCCACAGCCGGCCAACCATTCGCCGTTAGATTGATTGCGGCCGGTTGA
- a CDS encoding aspartate carbamoyltransferase: protein MQNAQQNTLRDAMRILNLTRDAITERLGVSRRALDSWLLPDHSNEHRSMPTIVERFLAEILSQAPKNLATKNIDSTSAHWAPHLLSVEQFSRESVEELFRIADIMQPVARRQKTCRVLEGAVLANLFFEASTRTRISFGAAFCRLGGSVCDTTGFTFSSMAKGESIYDTSRVVSGYADVIVVRHPEQGAVAEFAQASNIPIINGGDGPGEHPTQALLDLYTMEREFSRLNKLIDGSHIALVGDLKHGRAAHSLAKLLSLYRGLKITLLAPAGLEMPASIIDAASRNGNIVQCTDNLATGLADADVIYATRVQKERMQGEVMEGYGENFQINLRAVNSFCKPNVIVMHPLPRDSRSGANDLSTDLNQDPRLAIFRQTDNGVPIRMAIFAKLLGVDQQVAHSLRDISWVHPQKLGPNDASFDEL from the coding sequence ATGCAAAACGCGCAACAAAACACACTCCGTGATGCCATGCGCATCCTCAACCTAACCCGTGATGCCATAACAGAACGATTAGGCGTAAGCCGCCGTGCTTTAGACAGCTGGCTACTCCCCGATCACTCCAACGAACACCGCAGCATGCCCACCATTGTTGAGCGTTTTTTAGCTGAAATTCTAAGCCAAGCCCCCAAAAACCTCGCAACAAAGAATATTGATTCCACCTCTGCCCATTGGGCTCCCCATTTATTATCGGTTGAACAATTTAGCCGCGAATCGGTTGAAGAGCTGTTTCGTATCGCTGATATTATGCAGCCCGTTGCCCGCAGGCAAAAGACTTGCCGTGTGCTAGAAGGTGCGGTGCTGGCCAATCTATTTTTTGAAGCCAGCACTCGTACTCGGATTAGCTTTGGCGCGGCATTTTGCCGGCTAGGTGGCTCAGTATGCGATACCACAGGCTTTACCTTTTCATCCATGGCCAAGGGTGAATCAATCTACGACACTAGCCGTGTAGTCAGTGGCTACGCCGATGTGATTGTAGTGCGCCACCCTGAGCAAGGCGCAGTGGCAGAGTTTGCCCAAGCCAGCAATATCCCCATCATTAACGGTGGTGATGGGCCAGGCGAGCATCCAACTCAAGCGCTGCTGGATCTGTACACGATGGAGCGCGAATTCTCCCGCCTGAATAAATTAATCGACGGCAGCCATATAGCCTTAGTCGGCGATTTAAAACATGGTCGTGCCGCCCACTCCTTAGCTAAATTACTGAGTTTATATCGTGGACTAAAAATCACCCTACTTGCCCCAGCTGGCCTAGAAATGCCAGCCAGCATCATTGATGCCGCCAGCCGCAACGGCAATATTGTGCAGTGCACCGATAACCTCGCCACAGGGCTAGCAGATGCCGACGTGATTTACGCTACCCGCGTTCAAAAAGAACGCATGCAGGGCGAAGTTATGGAAGGTTATGGTGAGAATTTTCAAATTAACTTGCGAGCGGTTAATAGCTTCTGCAAACCCAATGTGATTGTGATGCACCCCTTGCCCAGAGATAGCCGCAGCGGAGCCAATGATTTATCTACCGATTTAAATCAAGATCCTCGCCTCGCCATCTTTCGCCAAACCGATAACGGCGTGCCGATCCGTATGGCGATTTTTGCTAAACTGCTGGGTGTGGATCAGCAGGTTGCGCATAGCCTACGCGATATTAGCTGGGTTCACCCACAGAAACTGGGCCCTAACGACGCGTCTTTTGACGAGTTGTAA
- a CDS encoding HD-GYP domain-containing protein has translation MASSPKASGSKTSRPASAPRFIFESRAALDRISSKSEAYTGVFPGHISTIIGHLSHACDINRNVVIGMIMLRQDGTYAIRHAINVACVVELALRDLGRSAVERKPVVAAALTMNIGMYAIQEKLSSQSGPLSDEQRHLMQAHPIEGRDLLRKLGVTDPLWLDYVLQHHEIPDGSGYPQRLAGDDIHFEARLIGIADRYCAMLTRNAWRRGELSDLALLTSLTGSQNSIDVKLGRLFTQTMGLYPPGAVVQLLNGEIGIVKRPGRSEQTPIVAALFNKQWQPLLNIVERDSDDIDFSIISVIESQRVAGLVPMEDVWGVDATGA, from the coding sequence ATGGCCTCATCCCCTAAAGCCAGTGGATCTAAGACATCTCGACCGGCTTCAGCCCCCCGATTCATTTTTGAGTCACGTGCTGCGCTTGATCGAATTTCAAGTAAATCAGAAGCTTACACTGGGGTATTTCCAGGCCATATAAGTACCATTATTGGCCACCTTAGTCATGCCTGTGATATCAATCGCAATGTCGTTATTGGCATGATTATGCTGCGCCAAGATGGCACATATGCAATTCGGCATGCCATTAATGTTGCATGTGTAGTAGAGCTGGCCTTACGTGATTTAGGCCGATCCGCGGTTGAGCGCAAACCCGTAGTTGCCGCCGCCCTCACCATGAATATTGGCATGTATGCCATTCAAGAAAAGCTCTCCAGCCAATCTGGCCCCCTATCCGATGAACAACGCCATCTGATGCAAGCTCACCCCATTGAAGGGCGTGATCTATTACGCAAATTAGGCGTAACTGATCCACTCTGGCTTGATTATGTGCTGCAGCATCACGAGATCCCAGATGGTAGCGGCTACCCACAGCGCCTAGCAGGTGATGATATTCATTTTGAGGCTCGCTTAATTGGAATTGCCGATCGCTACTGCGCCATGCTGACCCGCAATGCTTGGCGGCGTGGGGAATTATCTGACTTAGCCCTGCTAACCTCCTTAACCGGCTCGCAAAATAGTATCGATGTCAAACTGGGCCGCCTGTTTACCCAAACCATGGGGCTTTACCCGCCAGGTGCAGTTGTACAGTTATTGAATGGTGAAATTGGTATCGTAAAACGCCCAGGCCGTAGTGAACAAACGCCAATCGTAGCGGCTTTATTCAATAAGCAGTGGCAGCCACTCTTAAATATTGTTGAACGAGATAGCGACGATATTGATTTCAGTATTATTTCTGTAATCGAAAGCCAACGCGTTGCGGGTCTAGTACCTATGGAAGACGTGTGGGGTGTCGACGCCACGGGGGCTTAA
- the iscX gene encoding Fe-S cluster assembly protein IscX: MKWTDSREIAIALADKYPDQDPKNLRFTDLMQWVLELEDFNDDAKHCGEKILEAIQLMWIDEAD, from the coding sequence ATGAAATGGACAGACTCACGCGAAATTGCTATCGCTTTAGCCGATAAATACCCAGACCAAGACCCAAAAAATCTGCGTTTTACAGATTTAATGCAATGGGTGCTAGAGCTAGAAGATTTTAATGACGATGCCAAGCATTGCGGCGAAAAAATTTTAGAAGCTATTCAGCTCATGTGGATTGATGAAGCAGACTAA
- the fdx gene encoding ISC system 2Fe-2S type ferredoxin gives MVQIVVLPHPQLCPEGAVLEAEAGISICDVLLQNDIEIEHACEKSCACTTCHVIIREGFNSLAPSDELEDDMLDKAWGLESESRLSCQSIIEDTDLVVEIPKYTVNHAREHH, from the coding sequence ATGGTTCAAATTGTTGTTCTACCTCACCCACAACTCTGCCCCGAAGGCGCCGTGCTTGAAGCCGAAGCGGGCATCTCGATTTGTGATGTGCTGCTACAAAACGATATCGAAATCGAACACGCTTGCGAAAAATCCTGTGCCTGCACTACCTGCCATGTGATTATCCGTGAAGGATTTAACTCCTTAGCACCATCGGACGAGCTAGAAGACGATATGCTGGATAAGGCATGGGGCTTAGAATCTGAATCGCGTCTTTCTTGCCAATCAATTATTGAAGACACTGATTTAGTGGTAGAGATTCCTAAATACACCGTTAATCATGCGCGTGAACATCATTAA